From the genome of Saccopteryx bilineata isolate mSacBil1 chromosome 6, mSacBil1_pri_phased_curated, whole genome shotgun sequence, one region includes:
- the AATK gene encoding serine/threonine-protein kinase LMTK1 isoform X4: MAVEFENAEGEEYAADLSAQGSPVAAAQNGPEVYVLPLTEVSLPMAKQPCRSVQLLQSTDLGRHSLLYLEEIGYGWFGKVFLGEVNSGISSSQVVVKELKASASVHEQMQFLEEAQPYRALQHGNLLQCLAQCTEVTPYLLVMEFCPVGDLKGYLRSCRAAESMVPDPLTLQRMACQVSCGVLHLHRNNYVHSDLALRNCLLTADLTVKIGDYGLSHGKYREDYFVTADQLWVPLRWIAPELVDEVHCNLLVVDQTKASNMWSLGVTIWELFELGAQPYPHHSDRQVLAYAVREQQLKLPKPQLQLTLSDRWYEVMQFCWLQPEQRPTAEEVHLLLSYLCTKGTTEAEEDFEQRWRSLWPGGGSTGPGLGAAGLALGGAGELAATSSFPLLEQFAGDGFHVDGDDVLTVTETNHGLNFEYKWEASHRADAFSPPSGLLSPGLQARPQELCAPDGAPPGVVPVLSAHSPSMGSEYFIRLEEPAPAASHDPGCAGCVPSPGAAAPSSQGGDHDNDSDGSTAASLAMEPLLGQAASTGGPWGHCEHYPCRNPAQDTPCPLCSPSPRGLMLVEPGMEDATDWGTFCPPFLEDPLGIYPSGTSGAQLPPGREELGEAEVRRAAQHKHWSSNVSANNNSSSRASESWHLGYVGDDTDICLGWKLALQAVSELGHPLALEDPRKPLLGPQGISFGQEPGCCLDFPYQCPAEGLVSLTSLVTSPWTEAVVSGGNSPQTETRLTEEAEGFVGPQVPLPSILSPSQEKALLPTEEAIAPIMLPASPSPASSQATATEPAQMLESSSSSPELKTPGSEDKDPTKATSGVFTDLSSDGLQPEKLDVMPAFRSLQKQVRTLNSLDIRSSASNGGCEVFSLSALGTPGGQPRALDSGYDTENYESPEFVLKEAHEPCEPEVFRGLASEGKNPGAETWLPVALSGLSEKNPYRDSAYFSDLDIESEPPLGPKKRGEGVLAPGPGLDLKSPQGPGLQPAQPSESGVPGEAQSSGPRKVSPLPLCENSPPGPSTCPTVPRKEPTSPQDPAQVLPMPSPGCSKIFLLTPVPSSSKSHHPELQEARVLLPVLQERTGGTGAPRAPLCLALPSLPAAPEGRLEEEEEDSEDSDESDEELRCYSIQEHSEESEEEVPPVPVVVAESQSARNLRSLLKMPSLLSEAFCEDLERKKKVVSFFDNVTIYLFDQESPSRELGEAFSEAKESAPAFLAGSPGSPAAPCRPRRAEGSSEDFTVQEAVTVPHRPRARVITGRSAGGGFQWDDSFPRTPAWEPVLADPAAPSRPAVPGPISRFTVLPAPAASRFSITHVSDSDAGSVGGRPSPSPMSLAYRLDPGQYVLNGHLNKRAGHQEANV, from the exons ATGGCTGTG GAATTTGAGAATGCTGAGGGGGAAGAGTACGCGGCTGACCTTTCGGCACAGGGCTCCCCAGTGGCTGCTGCTCAGAACGGGCCCGAGGTTTATGTCCTGCCACTCACCGAAGTCTCCCTTCCCATGGCCAAGCAGCCCTGCCGCTCAG TGCAGCTGCTCCAGTCCACAGACCTGGGACGGCACAGCCTCCTGTACCTGGAGGAGATTGGCTATGGCTGGTTTGGGAAG GTGTTCCTGGGGGAGGTGAACTCGGGCATCAGCAGCAGCCAGGTGGTGGTGAAGGAGCTGAAGGCCAGCGCCAGCGTGCACGAGCAGATGCAGTTCTTGGAAGAGGCACAGCCCTATAG GGCCCTCCAGCACGGCAACCTGCTCCAGTGCCTGGCCCAGTGCACCGAGGTGACGCCTTACCTGCTGGTGATGGAGTTCTGCCCTGTG GGGGACCTCAAGGGCTACCTGCGGAGCTGCCGGGCAGCAGAGTCCATGGTGCCTGACCCTCTGACCCTGCAGCGCATGGCCTGCCAGGTGTCCTGTGGCGTCCTGCACCTGCATCGCAACAACTATGTGCACAG tgACCTGGCCCTGAGGAACTGCCTGCTCACCGCCGACCTGACCGTGAAGATCGGGGACTACGGCCTGTCTCATGGCAAATACAGA GAGGACTACTTTGTGACCGCGGACCAGCTGTGGGTGCCACTACGCTGGATCGCCCCCGAGCTGGTGGACGAGGTACACTGCAACCTGCTGGTGGTGGACCAGACCAAGGCCAGCAACATGTG gtcCCTGGGTGTGACCATCTGGGAGCTCTTCGAGCTGGGTGCGCAGCCCTACCCTCACCATTCCGACCGGCAGGTGCTGGCCTATGCTGTCCGGGAGCAACAGCTCAAGCTGCCCAAGCCCCAGCTGCAGCTGACCCTGTCTGACCGCTG GTACGAGGTGATGCAGTTCTGCTGGTTGCAGCCGGAGCAGCGGCCCACGGCCGAGGAAGTGCACCTTCTTCTGTCCTACCTGTGCACCAAGGGCACCACTGAGGCGGAGGAGGATTTCGAGCAGCGCTGGCGCTCCCTGTGGCCTGGCGGGGGCAGCACGGGCCCCGGGCTGGGGGCGGCAGGCCTGGCATTGGGAGGCGCGGGGGAGCTCGCTGCCACCTCATCCTTCCCACTGCTGGAGCAGTTCGCGGGCGATGGCTTCCACGTGGACGGCGACGACGTGCTGACGGTGACGGAGACGAACCACGGCCTCAACTTCGAATACAAGTGGGAGGCGAGCCACCGTGCTGATGCCTTCTCGCCGCCAAGTGGCCTGCTGAGCCCGGGCCTCCAGGCGCGCCCGCAGGAGCTCTGCGCCCCCGATGGCGCGCCCCCGGGGGTAGTGCCGGTTCTCAGCGCACATAGCCCATCTATGGGCAGCGAGTACTTCATCCGCCTGGAGGAACCCGCACCTGCCGCCAGCCACGACCCTGGCTGTGCTGGCTGTGTCCCTAGTCCCGGGGCCGCAGCCCCAAGTTCTCAGGGTGGTGACCACGATAACGACTCAGACGGCAGCACAGCAGCCTCACTGGCTATGGAGCCACTGCTGGGCCAGGCGGCATCCACTGGCGGCCCCTGGGGCCATTGCGAACACTACCCATGCAGGAACCCAGCCCAGGACACGCCCTGCCCCTTGTGCTCTCCTTCGCCCAGGGGCCTGATGCTGGTGGAACCAGGAATGGAAGATGCTACTGACTGGGGCACTTTCTGCCCGCCATTCTTGGAGGACCCTCTGGGGATATACCCCTCTGGGACTTCAGGGGCCCAGCTTCCCCCAggaagggaggagctgggggaAGCTGAGGTGCGCAGGGCTGCCCAGCACAAACACTGGAGCTCCAATGTGTCAGCcaacaacaacagcagcagccgAGCATCTGAGTCCTGGCACCTAGGCTATGTAGGTGATGACACAGACATCTGTCTTGGCTGGAAGCTGGCCCTACAGGCTGTCTCTGAACTGGGCCACCCCCTGGCCCTAGAGGACCCCAGAAAGCCTCTCCTTGGGCCACAGGGTATCTCCTTTGGGCAGGAGCCAGGCTGCTGCCTTGACTTCCCTTATCAATGTCCTGCTGAGGGTCTGGTATCTCTCACCAGCCTAGTCACATCCCCCTGGACAGAGGCAGTGGTAAGTGGGGGTAACAGTCCCCAGACAGAGACTAGGCTTACAGAAGAGGCTGAAGGGTTTGTTGGACCCCAAGTGCCCCTTCCATCCATCTTGTCCCCATCCCAAGAGAAAGCTCTGCTTCCCACGGAGGAGGCCATAGCCCCCATCATGCTACCTGCCTCTCCCTCACCTGCCAGCAGCCAGGCAactgccactgagccagcccaAATGTTGGAAAGTAGCAGCAGCTCCCCAGAGCTGAAGACACCAGGCAGCGAGGACAAGGACCCCACTAAGGCCACTTCTGGTGTTTTCACTGACTTATCTAGTGATGGTCTGCAGCCTGAGAAGCTGGATGTGATGCCAGCCTTCCGCTCCCTGCAGAAGCAGGTGAGAACTCTGAACTCACTGGACATTCGGTCCTCAGCCAGCAATGGTGGCTGTGAGGTCTTCAGCCTGTCTGCTCTTGGCACCCCTGGAGGGCAGCCCCGAGCCCTGGACAGCGGCTATGACACGGAGAACTATGAGTCTCCTGAGTTTGTGCTCAAGGAGGCACATGAGCCATGTGAGCCTGAAGTTTTCAGGGGGCTGGCCTCGGAGGGTAAGAACCCTGGGGCGGAGACCTGGCTCCCAGTTGCCCTCAGTGGCCTCAGCGAAAAGAACCCCTACCGTGACTCAGCCTACTTCTCGGATCTGGATATCGAGTCCGAGCCCCCATTGGGCCctaagaagagaggagaaggtgtcCTGGCCCCTGGGCCAGGGCTGGACCTGAAAAGCCCTCAGGGCCCTGGGCTGCAACCTGCACAGCCTTCTGAGTCTGGGGTGCCTGGGGAGGCACAGAGCTCTGGCCCCAGGAAGGTGTCGCCACTGCCACTGTGTGAAAACTCTCCCCCTGGGCCAAGCACCTGTCCCACGGTCCCCAGGAAGGAGCCTACCTCACCTCAAGACCCAGCCCAGGTGCTTCCAATGCCCAGCCCCGGGTGTTCCAAGATTTTCCTGCTGACCCCAGTCCCAAGCAGCTCAAAGAGCCACCACCCTGAGCTCCAGGAGGCCAGGGTGCTGCTGCCAGTCCTGCAGGAACGGACAGGGGGCACAGGCGCCCCCAGAGCGCCACTCTGCCTGGCCCTGCCATCACTCCCCGCAGCCCCAGAGGGCCgactggaggaagaagaggaggacagTGAGGACAGTGATGAGTCTGACGAGGAGCTCCGTTGCTACAGTATCCAGGAGCACAGCGAGGAGAGCGAGGAGGAGGTGCCGCCGGTGCCCGTGGTGGTGGCCGAGAGCCAGAGCGCACGCAACCTGCGCAGCCTGCTCAAGATGCCCAGCCTGCTGTCGGAGGCCTTCTGCGAGGACCTGGAGCGCAAGAAAAAAGTCGTGTCCTTCTTTGACAACGTCACCATTTACCTCTTCGACCAG GAAAGCCCCAGCCGGGAACTCGGGGAGGCCTTTTCCGAAGCCAAGGAGTCGGCCCCCGCGTTCCTGGCGGGCAGTCCCGGCTCTCCCGCTGCCCCCTGCCGGCCGCGACGGGCAGAAGGTTCCTCTGAGGACTTCACGGTTCAAGAGG CGGTGACGGTTCCCCACCGGCCACGGGCGCGAGTGATCACCGGGCGGTCTGCAGGCGGCGGGTTCCAGTGGGACGACAGCTTCCCACGGACGCCCGCCTGGGAGCCCGTCTTGGCAGACCCCGCTGCACCCTCCAGGCCGGCTGTGCCGGGCCCCATCTCGCGCTTCACCGTCTTGCCCGCACCTGCGGCGTCCCGCTTCTCCATCACACACGTCTCCGACTCCGACGCCGGCTCTGTGGGAG
- the AATK gene encoding serine/threonine-protein kinase LMTK1 isoform X1 codes for MAPALLEGQDCLHCRPPTWSCAGGRGWVAMFTLSYLIACCAGTIRWASGWHRQEFENAEGEEYAADLSAQGSPVAAAQNGPEVYVLPLTEVSLPMAKQPCRSVQLLQSTDLGRHSLLYLEEIGYGWFGKVFLGEVNSGISSSQVVVKELKASASVHEQMQFLEEAQPYRALQHGNLLQCLAQCTEVTPYLLVMEFCPVGDLKGYLRSCRAAESMVPDPLTLQRMACQVSCGVLHLHRNNYVHSDLALRNCLLTADLTVKIGDYGLSHGKYREDYFVTADQLWVPLRWIAPELVDEVHCNLLVVDQTKASNMWSLGVTIWELFELGAQPYPHHSDRQVLAYAVREQQLKLPKPQLQLTLSDRWYEVMQFCWLQPEQRPTAEEVHLLLSYLCTKGTTEAEEDFEQRWRSLWPGGGSTGPGLGAAGLALGGAGELAATSSFPLLEQFAGDGFHVDGDDVLTVTETNHGLNFEYKWEASHRADAFSPPSGLLSPGLQARPQELCAPDGAPPGVVPVLSAHSPSMGSEYFIRLEEPAPAASHDPGCAGCVPSPGAAAPSSQGGDHDNDSDGSTAASLAMEPLLGQAASTGGPWGHCEHYPCRNPAQDTPCPLCSPSPRGLMLVEPGMEDATDWGTFCPPFLEDPLGIYPSGTSGAQLPPGREELGEAEVRRAAQHKHWSSNVSANNNSSSRASESWHLGYVGDDTDICLGWKLALQAVSELGHPLALEDPRKPLLGPQGISFGQEPGCCLDFPYQCPAEGLVSLTSLVTSPWTEAVVSGGNSPQTETRLTEEAEGFVGPQVPLPSILSPSQEKALLPTEEAIAPIMLPASPSPASSQATATEPAQMLESSSSSPELKTPGSEDKDPTKATSGVFTDLSSDGLQPEKLDVMPAFRSLQKQVRTLNSLDIRSSASNGGCEVFSLSALGTPGGQPRALDSGYDTENYESPEFVLKEAHEPCEPEVFRGLASEGKNPGAETWLPVALSGLSEKNPYRDSAYFSDLDIESEPPLGPKKRGEGVLAPGPGLDLKSPQGPGLQPAQPSESGVPGEAQSSGPRKVSPLPLCENSPPGPSTCPTVPRKEPTSPQDPAQVLPMPSPGCSKIFLLTPVPSSSKSHHPELQEARVLLPVLQERTGGTGAPRAPLCLALPSLPAAPEGRLEEEEEDSEDSDESDEELRCYSIQEHSEESEEEVPPVPVVVAESQSARNLRSLLKMPSLLSEAFCEDLERKKKVVSFFDNVTIYLFDQESPSRELGEAFSEAKESAPAFLAGSPGSPAAPCRPRRAEGSSEDFTVQEAVTVPHRPRARVITGRSAGGGFQWDDSFPRTPAWEPVLADPAAPSRPAVPGPISRFTVLPAPAASRFSITHVSDSDAGSVGGRPSPSPMSLAYRLDPGQYVLNGHLNKRAGHQEANV; via the exons ATGGCACCAGCGCTCCTTGAGGGGCAGGACTGCCTGCACTGTAGACCCCCCACTTGGAGCTGTGCTGGGGGAAGGGGCTGGGTGGCAATGTTCACACTGTCTTACCTGATTGCCTGCTGTGCTGGCACAATCCGGTGGGCTTCCGGGTGGCACCGTCAG GAATTTGAGAATGCTGAGGGGGAAGAGTACGCGGCTGACCTTTCGGCACAGGGCTCCCCAGTGGCTGCTGCTCAGAACGGGCCCGAGGTTTATGTCCTGCCACTCACCGAAGTCTCCCTTCCCATGGCCAAGCAGCCCTGCCGCTCAG TGCAGCTGCTCCAGTCCACAGACCTGGGACGGCACAGCCTCCTGTACCTGGAGGAGATTGGCTATGGCTGGTTTGGGAAG GTGTTCCTGGGGGAGGTGAACTCGGGCATCAGCAGCAGCCAGGTGGTGGTGAAGGAGCTGAAGGCCAGCGCCAGCGTGCACGAGCAGATGCAGTTCTTGGAAGAGGCACAGCCCTATAG GGCCCTCCAGCACGGCAACCTGCTCCAGTGCCTGGCCCAGTGCACCGAGGTGACGCCTTACCTGCTGGTGATGGAGTTCTGCCCTGTG GGGGACCTCAAGGGCTACCTGCGGAGCTGCCGGGCAGCAGAGTCCATGGTGCCTGACCCTCTGACCCTGCAGCGCATGGCCTGCCAGGTGTCCTGTGGCGTCCTGCACCTGCATCGCAACAACTATGTGCACAG tgACCTGGCCCTGAGGAACTGCCTGCTCACCGCCGACCTGACCGTGAAGATCGGGGACTACGGCCTGTCTCATGGCAAATACAGA GAGGACTACTTTGTGACCGCGGACCAGCTGTGGGTGCCACTACGCTGGATCGCCCCCGAGCTGGTGGACGAGGTACACTGCAACCTGCTGGTGGTGGACCAGACCAAGGCCAGCAACATGTG gtcCCTGGGTGTGACCATCTGGGAGCTCTTCGAGCTGGGTGCGCAGCCCTACCCTCACCATTCCGACCGGCAGGTGCTGGCCTATGCTGTCCGGGAGCAACAGCTCAAGCTGCCCAAGCCCCAGCTGCAGCTGACCCTGTCTGACCGCTG GTACGAGGTGATGCAGTTCTGCTGGTTGCAGCCGGAGCAGCGGCCCACGGCCGAGGAAGTGCACCTTCTTCTGTCCTACCTGTGCACCAAGGGCACCACTGAGGCGGAGGAGGATTTCGAGCAGCGCTGGCGCTCCCTGTGGCCTGGCGGGGGCAGCACGGGCCCCGGGCTGGGGGCGGCAGGCCTGGCATTGGGAGGCGCGGGGGAGCTCGCTGCCACCTCATCCTTCCCACTGCTGGAGCAGTTCGCGGGCGATGGCTTCCACGTGGACGGCGACGACGTGCTGACGGTGACGGAGACGAACCACGGCCTCAACTTCGAATACAAGTGGGAGGCGAGCCACCGTGCTGATGCCTTCTCGCCGCCAAGTGGCCTGCTGAGCCCGGGCCTCCAGGCGCGCCCGCAGGAGCTCTGCGCCCCCGATGGCGCGCCCCCGGGGGTAGTGCCGGTTCTCAGCGCACATAGCCCATCTATGGGCAGCGAGTACTTCATCCGCCTGGAGGAACCCGCACCTGCCGCCAGCCACGACCCTGGCTGTGCTGGCTGTGTCCCTAGTCCCGGGGCCGCAGCCCCAAGTTCTCAGGGTGGTGACCACGATAACGACTCAGACGGCAGCACAGCAGCCTCACTGGCTATGGAGCCACTGCTGGGCCAGGCGGCATCCACTGGCGGCCCCTGGGGCCATTGCGAACACTACCCATGCAGGAACCCAGCCCAGGACACGCCCTGCCCCTTGTGCTCTCCTTCGCCCAGGGGCCTGATGCTGGTGGAACCAGGAATGGAAGATGCTACTGACTGGGGCACTTTCTGCCCGCCATTCTTGGAGGACCCTCTGGGGATATACCCCTCTGGGACTTCAGGGGCCCAGCTTCCCCCAggaagggaggagctgggggaAGCTGAGGTGCGCAGGGCTGCCCAGCACAAACACTGGAGCTCCAATGTGTCAGCcaacaacaacagcagcagccgAGCATCTGAGTCCTGGCACCTAGGCTATGTAGGTGATGACACAGACATCTGTCTTGGCTGGAAGCTGGCCCTACAGGCTGTCTCTGAACTGGGCCACCCCCTGGCCCTAGAGGACCCCAGAAAGCCTCTCCTTGGGCCACAGGGTATCTCCTTTGGGCAGGAGCCAGGCTGCTGCCTTGACTTCCCTTATCAATGTCCTGCTGAGGGTCTGGTATCTCTCACCAGCCTAGTCACATCCCCCTGGACAGAGGCAGTGGTAAGTGGGGGTAACAGTCCCCAGACAGAGACTAGGCTTACAGAAGAGGCTGAAGGGTTTGTTGGACCCCAAGTGCCCCTTCCATCCATCTTGTCCCCATCCCAAGAGAAAGCTCTGCTTCCCACGGAGGAGGCCATAGCCCCCATCATGCTACCTGCCTCTCCCTCACCTGCCAGCAGCCAGGCAactgccactgagccagcccaAATGTTGGAAAGTAGCAGCAGCTCCCCAGAGCTGAAGACACCAGGCAGCGAGGACAAGGACCCCACTAAGGCCACTTCTGGTGTTTTCACTGACTTATCTAGTGATGGTCTGCAGCCTGAGAAGCTGGATGTGATGCCAGCCTTCCGCTCCCTGCAGAAGCAGGTGAGAACTCTGAACTCACTGGACATTCGGTCCTCAGCCAGCAATGGTGGCTGTGAGGTCTTCAGCCTGTCTGCTCTTGGCACCCCTGGAGGGCAGCCCCGAGCCCTGGACAGCGGCTATGACACGGAGAACTATGAGTCTCCTGAGTTTGTGCTCAAGGAGGCACATGAGCCATGTGAGCCTGAAGTTTTCAGGGGGCTGGCCTCGGAGGGTAAGAACCCTGGGGCGGAGACCTGGCTCCCAGTTGCCCTCAGTGGCCTCAGCGAAAAGAACCCCTACCGTGACTCAGCCTACTTCTCGGATCTGGATATCGAGTCCGAGCCCCCATTGGGCCctaagaagagaggagaaggtgtcCTGGCCCCTGGGCCAGGGCTGGACCTGAAAAGCCCTCAGGGCCCTGGGCTGCAACCTGCACAGCCTTCTGAGTCTGGGGTGCCTGGGGAGGCACAGAGCTCTGGCCCCAGGAAGGTGTCGCCACTGCCACTGTGTGAAAACTCTCCCCCTGGGCCAAGCACCTGTCCCACGGTCCCCAGGAAGGAGCCTACCTCACCTCAAGACCCAGCCCAGGTGCTTCCAATGCCCAGCCCCGGGTGTTCCAAGATTTTCCTGCTGACCCCAGTCCCAAGCAGCTCAAAGAGCCACCACCCTGAGCTCCAGGAGGCCAGGGTGCTGCTGCCAGTCCTGCAGGAACGGACAGGGGGCACAGGCGCCCCCAGAGCGCCACTCTGCCTGGCCCTGCCATCACTCCCCGCAGCCCCAGAGGGCCgactggaggaagaagaggaggacagTGAGGACAGTGATGAGTCTGACGAGGAGCTCCGTTGCTACAGTATCCAGGAGCACAGCGAGGAGAGCGAGGAGGAGGTGCCGCCGGTGCCCGTGGTGGTGGCCGAGAGCCAGAGCGCACGCAACCTGCGCAGCCTGCTCAAGATGCCCAGCCTGCTGTCGGAGGCCTTCTGCGAGGACCTGGAGCGCAAGAAAAAAGTCGTGTCCTTCTTTGACAACGTCACCATTTACCTCTTCGACCAG GAAAGCCCCAGCCGGGAACTCGGGGAGGCCTTTTCCGAAGCCAAGGAGTCGGCCCCCGCGTTCCTGGCGGGCAGTCCCGGCTCTCCCGCTGCCCCCTGCCGGCCGCGACGGGCAGAAGGTTCCTCTGAGGACTTCACGGTTCAAGAGG CGGTGACGGTTCCCCACCGGCCACGGGCGCGAGTGATCACCGGGCGGTCTGCAGGCGGCGGGTTCCAGTGGGACGACAGCTTCCCACGGACGCCCGCCTGGGAGCCCGTCTTGGCAGACCCCGCTGCACCCTCCAGGCCGGCTGTGCCGGGCCCCATCTCGCGCTTCACCGTCTTGCCCGCACCTGCGGCGTCCCGCTTCTCCATCACACACGTCTCCGACTCCGACGCCGGCTCTGTGGGAG